The Prodigiosinella aquatilis region ATTTCTCTGATTCGTTACCAGATTTCCGGTAGCCTTGATCAGCCGAAGATTCAGGAAGTACTGCGCGAGCCGCAAAAAACAAAGCCTGCTGAAGCAGCGGTCCGCTAACTGCGGTATGTTCATCCGATTACATCGACAATAAGAGTGACATCCTATGAGTCTGACGTTTGTCAGTGAGCAATTACTCACAACCAACAAGTTGAGTTATCACGATTTAAGCACGATTCTGGCATCGTTAAATGAACGTCGTCTGGATTATGCCGACCTCTATTTCCAGTCGAGTTACCATGAATCCTGGGTATTAGAGGACCGTATTATTAAAGAAGGGTCTTACCATATCGATCAAGGGGTCGGTATTCGCGCGGTAAGCGGAGAGAAAACTGGGTTTGCCTATGCCGACCAGATCACTCTTAATGCCTTGCAACAGAGCGCACAGGCGGCTCGCAGTATTGTTCGAGAGCAGGGTACCGGCACTGTCCGTACCTTGGGCGATGTGCCGCATCGCGGGCTTTATTCCGACATGAACCCGCTGGACAGTCTGACACGGGAAGAGAAGATTACCTTGTTGCACCGGGCAGATGCAACGGCTCGTGCGGCGGACCCACGCGTACAAGAAGTCAGTGCCAGTTTAACCGGTGTGTATGAGTTAGTGCTGGTGGCGGCGACGGACGGTACGCTGGCGGCGGATGTCCGCCCGCTGGTGCGTTTGTCAGTCAGTGTATTGGTTGAGGAAAATGGTAAGCGTGAACGCGGTGCCAGTGGTGGTGGTGCCCGTACCGGGTATGATTATTTCTGGCAACAGACGGATGGCGAGATCCGGGTGGAAGCCTGGGCGAAAGAAGCGGTGCGCATGGCGTTGGTTAATCTTTCCGCCGTGGCGGCACCAGCGGGGTCAATGCCGGTGGTACTGGGTGCCGGCTGGCCGGGTGTGCTGTTGCATGAGGCCGTCGGTCATGGTCTGGAAGGTGAC contains the following coding sequences:
- the tldD gene encoding metalloprotease TldD, with amino-acid sequence MSLTFVSEQLLTTNKLSYHDLSTILASLNERRLDYADLYFQSSYHESWVLEDRIIKEGSYHIDQGVGIRAVSGEKTGFAYADQITLNALQQSAQAARSIVREQGTGTVRTLGDVPHRGLYSDMNPLDSLTREEKITLLHRADATARAADPRVQEVSASLTGVYELVLVAATDGTLAADVRPLVRLSVSVLVEENGKRERGASGGGARTGYDYFWQQTDGEIRVEAWAKEAVRMALVNLSAVAAPAGSMPVVLGAGWPGVLLHEAVGHGLEGDFNRRGTSVFSGQMGNLVASELCTIVDDGTMDGRRGSLAMDDEGVPGQYNVLIENGVLKGYMQDKLNARLMGVTPTGNGRRESYAHLPMPRMTNTYMLAGKSTAEDIISSVEYGLYAPNFGGGQVDITSGKFVFSTSEAYLIEKGRITKPVKGATLIGSGIEAMQQVSMVGNDLALDNGVGVCGKEGQSLPVGVGQPTLKLDSLTVGGTA